One Fusobacterium ulcerans DNA segment encodes these proteins:
- a CDS encoding quaternary amine ABC transporter ATP-binding protein — protein MSKNIENDAHDEKYILSVKNLTKLYGLNKNEAVKMLKAGAEKSEVFKKTGVTSAIWDMSFDVKQGEIFVIIGLSGSGKSTVIRCLNRLHNPTSGNILFDGKEISKFSQKELIDFRRNKISMVFQNFGLMSHRDVISNIEYGLEIKGISKEEREKKAMEVLKMVGLEGLEHESINSLSGGMKQRVGIARALANDPEILLMDEPFSALDPLVRSDMQFELLSIQKKLKKTIIFITHDINEAFKLGDKVAIMKDSRLIQLDTPENMSANPADDYVRQFIDSADKTKVISVKQIMFNPSCIIRLKEGAGIAIREMKSNRVSSAYVIDNHMKFLGIITIDSALKCRNENGFLSDYIIGEIPTTSSDTLINDILPIAVNTKFPIAVIDDGELMGIVSKASILSTLI, from the coding sequence ATGAGCAAAAATATAGAGAATGATGCACATGATGAAAAATATATTTTAAGTGTAAAAAATTTAACAAAACTTTATGGACTTAATAAAAATGAAGCTGTAAAAATGCTTAAAGCTGGAGCAGAGAAAAGTGAAGTTTTCAAAAAAACAGGGGTTACTTCTGCTATTTGGGATATGTCTTTTGATGTAAAACAAGGAGAAATCTTTGTTATTATTGGACTGTCTGGTTCAGGAAAATCTACAGTTATTCGTTGCCTTAACAGACTTCATAACCCTACATCAGGTAATATATTATTTGATGGTAAAGAAATCAGTAAATTTTCTCAAAAAGAGCTTATAGATTTTAGAAGAAATAAAATTTCTATGGTTTTCCAAAATTTCGGATTGATGTCTCACAGAGACGTTATCAGCAATATTGAGTATGGACTTGAAATCAAAGGTATTTCAAAAGAAGAAAGAGAAAAAAAGGCTATGGAAGTATTAAAAATGGTAGGACTTGAAGGTCTGGAGCACGAAAGCATCAACAGCCTTTCTGGTGGAATGAAGCAGAGAGTTGGAATTGCCAGAGCTTTAGCTAATGATCCTGAAATACTTCTCATGGATGAGCCCTTCTCGGCTCTTGACCCATTAGTTCGTAGTGATATGCAGTTTGAGCTGCTTTCAATACAAAAAAAATTGAAGAAGACAATAATATTTATTACTCATGATATAAATGAAGCTTTTAAACTTGGTGATAAGGTTGCTATCATGAAAGATTCAAGACTTATTCAGCTGGATACACCTGAAAATATGTCTGCTAATCCTGCTGACGATTATGTTCGTCAATTCATTGATAGTGCTGATAAAACTAAAGTTATAAGTGTAAAACAGATAATGTTTAATCCTTCTTGTATTATTCGTTTAAAAGAAGGAGCAGGTATTGCTATTCGTGAAATGAAAAGCAACAGAGTTTCAAGTGCTTATGTTATAGACAACCACATGAAATTTTTAGGAATAATAACTATTGATAGTGCACTTAAATGCAGAAATGAAAATGGATTCCTTTCTGATTATATAATTGGAGAAATCCCAACTACATCTTCTGATACACTAATAAATGATATACTTCCTATTGCTGTAAATACTAAGTTCCCTATTGCAGTTATTGATGATGGAGAACTTATGGGAATAGTTTCTAAAGCATCTATTCTTTCAACACTAATATAG
- a CDS encoding uracil-xanthine permease family protein: MEKIGSKTKLLLGAQHVLAMFGATVLVPFLTGLNPSIALIAAGAGTLIFHFCTKRIVPVFLGSSFAFIGALSLVLKDEGIGAVKGGVIAAGFIYLLMAYLVKVFGVEKIKSFFPPVVTGPIIMVIGLRMSPVALSMAGYANGKFDPKSLIIALVVIISMISITIMKKSFFRLVPILISVTLGYVVAMFMGLVSFEPIAKANWIGLSAEAANDLFTLPHFSVSAVLAIAPIALVVFIEHIGDITTNGAVVGKDFFKNPGIHRTLMGDGVATIVAGLLGGPANTTYGENTGVLAVTKVYDPSILRIAACYAIVLGLLGKFGVILQTIPAPVMGGVSIILFGMISSVGARTLVDAGLDFSNSRNLIIASLIFVFGIAVDNIVIWKTVSLSGLALAALAGVVLNKVLPLDREVAINKKID, translated from the coding sequence ATGGAAAAAATAGGAAGCAAGACAAAGCTTCTGTTAGGGGCACAACACGTGCTTGCAATGTTTGGAGCAACAGTTTTAGTTCCTTTTTTAACTGGATTGAATCCTTCTATCGCACTTATAGCAGCAGGAGCAGGAACACTGATATTTCACTTTTGTACTAAGAGGATAGTACCAGTATTTTTGGGATCTTCTTTTGCGTTTATAGGAGCTTTATCTCTTGTATTGAAAGATGAAGGGATAGGAGCTGTAAAAGGCGGAGTTATAGCAGCAGGATTTATTTATCTGTTAATGGCTTACTTGGTAAAAGTTTTTGGTGTAGAAAAGATTAAATCTTTTTTCCCGCCAGTAGTAACAGGACCAATTATAATGGTAATAGGGCTTAGAATGAGTCCAGTAGCTTTGAGCATGGCAGGATATGCAAATGGTAAGTTTGATCCTAAAAGCTTGATAATTGCTTTGGTAGTTATTATTTCTATGATAAGTATTACAATAATGAAAAAATCATTTTTTAGACTAGTTCCAATTTTAATATCTGTAACATTGGGATATGTGGTGGCTATGTTTATGGGGCTTGTAAGCTTTGAGCCTATTGCAAAAGCAAATTGGATAGGCCTTTCAGCAGAAGCTGCAAATGATCTTTTTACACTTCCTCACTTTTCTGTAAGTGCAGTACTTGCAATAGCTCCTATAGCTTTAGTAGTTTTTATTGAGCATATTGGAGATATTACAACAAATGGTGCTGTTGTAGGAAAAGATTTCTTTAAAAATCCCGGAATACACAGAACACTTATGGGAGATGGAGTTGCTACAATAGTGGCAGGACTTTTAGGTGGACCTGCAAATACTACTTATGGAGAAAATACAGGAGTTCTAGCAGTAACTAAAGTTTATGATCCATCAATTTTGAGAATAGCAGCTTGTTATGCTATTGTTTTAGGACTTCTAGGTAAATTTGGGGTTATCCTTCAAACTATACCTGCTCCAGTAATGGGAGGGGTTTCAATAATATTGTTTGGAATGATTTCATCAGTAGGAGCAAGAACATTAGTAGATGCAGGATTGGATTTTTCTAACTCAAGAAATCTTATCATAGCATCATTAATATTTGTATTTGGAATAGCAGTAGATAATATTGTTATCTGGAAAACAGTTTCTCTTTCTGGACTTGCACTTGCAGCTCTTGCAGGAGTAGTTTTAAATAAGGTTCTTCCTTTAGATAGAGAAGTAGCAATAAATAAAAAAATAGATTAA
- a CDS encoding HAD family hydrolase: MIAAFFDIDGTIYRNSLLTEHFKKLIKYELLDFREYDTRVKEAFKLWDERVGDYDKYLLGLTQTYVDAIKGLSTKYNDFVADQVVELKGNRVYSYTRRMIKWHKEQGHKVIFISGSPDFLVSRMAKKWKADDFCGSVYHIKDGVLSGKISPMWDSENKMKSIHMFCQKYGIDLMKSYAYGDTHGDYSMLLSVGHPRAINPSLELLNSIRESDYLKKNTEIIIERKDIIYKVHSDVETL, from the coding sequence ATGATTGCAGCATTTTTTGACATTGATGGGACAATTTATAGAAATTCTCTTCTGACTGAGCATTTTAAGAAACTTATAAAATATGAATTGCTGGATTTTAGAGAATATGACACAAGAGTAAAAGAAGCTTTCAAGCTTTGGGATGAGAGAGTTGGAGACTATGATAAATATCTCCTTGGACTTACTCAAACTTATGTTGATGCTATAAAAGGGCTCTCTACAAAATATAATGATTTTGTAGCAGATCAGGTAGTCGAGTTAAAAGGAAACAGAGTTTATTCTTATACTAGAAGAATGATAAAATGGCATAAGGAACAGGGACATAAAGTTATTTTCATCTCTGGAAGTCCTGATTTTTTAGTGTCTAGAATGGCTAAAAAATGGAAAGCTGATGATTTCTGCGGTTCTGTATACCATATAAAAGATGGAGTTCTTTCTGGAAAAATTTCACCTATGTGGGATTCAGAAAATAAAATGAAATCTATACATATGTTCTGCCAGAAATATGGCATTGATTTGATGAAAAGTTATGCTTATGGAGATACTCATGGAGATTACAGTATGCTTCTCAGTGTCGGACACCCAAGAGCTATTAATCCCAGCCTTGAACTTCTAAACAGTATAAGGGAATCTGATTATCTCAAAAAAAATACAGAAATAATCATAGAACGGAAAGATATTATTTATAAAGTTCACTCTGATGTAGAAACTTTATAA
- a CDS encoding thiamine diphosphokinase: MKTAYVFFNGQLEGSREFYIKLLAKEKGDIYCADGGANHLETLGILPLEIWGDLDSVTKEIIEKYRNNKVTIKKFPKDKDYTDGELILQHISKMDYDKITIIGGLGGRIDHLLTNLNLIFKFKNLMFVTEKEKIFSIEKKAELTELNGKTISFVPFSEKVEGLTLEGFKYPLNKYTLHQGDSICMSNVAVEDRCRVTFDTGKLMGIVLNG; encoded by the coding sequence ATGAAAACAGCATATGTATTTTTTAATGGACAGCTTGAAGGGAGCAGAGAATTTTATATAAAATTATTGGCTAAAGAAAAAGGAGACATTTATTGTGCTGATGGTGGAGCTAACCATTTAGAGACTTTAGGGATTTTACCCTTAGAAATATGGGGAGATCTTGATTCTGTAACAAAGGAAATCATAGAGAAATATCGTAATAATAAAGTAACAATAAAAAAATTTCCTAAGGATAAAGATTATACAGATGGTGAGTTGATATTACAGCATATTTCCAAGATGGATTATGATAAGATTACTATAATTGGAGGACTGGGAGGAAGAATAGATCATTTATTGACTAACCTGAATCTCATATTTAAATTTAAGAATCTTATGTTTGTGACAGAAAAAGAAAAAATATTTTCTATTGAGAAAAAAGCTGAATTAACAGAATTAAATGGAAAAACTATTTCTTTTGTTCCTTTCTCTGAAAAAGTTGAAGGGCTTACATTAGAAGGATTCAAGTATCCATTGAATAAATATACACTCCATCAGGGGGATTCCATCTGTATGAGCAATGTAGCTGTAGAAGACAGGTGCAGAGTAACTTTTGATACAGGGAAATTGATGGGGATAGTATTAAATGGATAA
- a CDS encoding ABC transporter permease yields MDWIFNFPFKLNIDVALIDRTVKNFSIQFSGFFNVIKNILNGLIGGILTILNFIPWWVLVLLVFFAGWKLTGKLRNGILYSCMLFFIGVIGLWDLMNDTLSIVLAAVFISLLLGFPIGILISGNERINSFVRPILDTMQTMPVFVYLIPAVLFFGLGKAPAVIATTIYAIVPVIRLTSHGIRQVDKEVVEAARAFGSTKFQALWKVQIPQALPTIMTGVNQTLMMAMAMVVTCSMIGASGLGMEVLIGVNRIEIGRGLVAGTAVVIVAILMDRITQAWINRSEVKKK; encoded by the coding sequence ATGGATTGGATTTTTAATTTCCCCTTTAAATTGAATATTGATGTTGCTCTTATTGATAGAACTGTTAAAAACTTTAGTATTCAATTTAGTGGATTTTTTAACGTTATAAAAAACATTTTAAATGGATTGATAGGTGGTATACTGACCATACTTAATTTTATTCCTTGGTGGGTGCTTGTTCTTCTTGTATTTTTTGCTGGATGGAAGCTTACAGGTAAATTAAGAAATGGAATACTTTACAGCTGCATGCTTTTTTTCATAGGAGTAATCGGACTTTGGGATTTAATGAATGATACTCTTTCTATTGTTCTTGCTGCTGTATTTATTTCTCTTCTGCTTGGATTCCCAATAGGTATCCTTATTTCTGGCAATGAAAGAATAAATAGTTTTGTAAGACCTATACTTGATACAATGCAGACAATGCCTGTATTTGTTTATCTTATTCCAGCAGTTCTTTTCTTTGGACTGGGAAAAGCTCCAGCAGTTATTGCTACTACAATATATGCTATAGTTCCTGTTATCAGACTTACAAGTCATGGTATCAGACAGGTAGATAAGGAAGTAGTTGAAGCTGCAAGAGCATTTGGTTCTACAAAATTTCAAGCCCTATGGAAAGTACAGATACCTCAGGCTCTTCCCACTATCATGACTGGTGTCAACCAGACATTGATGATGGCTATGGCTATGGTTGTTACATGTTCAATGATTGGTGCCAGCGGTCTGGGTATGGAAGTCCTTATAGGAGTAAACCGTATTGAGATAGGCCGTGGTCTTGTTGCAGGTACTGCTGTTGTAATAGTAGCTATCTTAATGGACCGTATCACTCAGGCATGGATCAATAGAAGCGAGGTGAAGAAAAAATAA
- a CDS encoding ABC transporter substrate-binding protein: MKKKIFTFIITGFLTLAFLGCGGNDKKEVRFADAGWDSNKVHNAVAGFIIENAFGYTWSEVPGSTPILHEAIKSGEIDVHMEEWTDNIPSYYPDLKAGLFQELGTNFDDNRQGIYVPKYVIETMAPDLKSVKDLPKYKELFKDSENPEKGRIYGAIPGWEIDNIMYKKYEAYELNKDFVYFRPGSDAALSAAFTAAYEKKEPIVGYYWEPTWLLGKYDFVLLEDEPYDAEKYFEGKTACPSVKVTIGASNKFKEKAPEIAAFLSKYHTSSKLTSEALAHMQETGDNYNATAKWLLKNNDNLIDQWLDADKAAAVRKALN; this comes from the coding sequence ATGAAGAAAAAAATATTTACTTTTATTATTACTGGTTTTCTTACTCTGGCATTTTTAGGCTGTGGAGGAAATGATAAAAAAGAAGTACGTTTCGCTGACGCAGGGTGGGACAGTAATAAAGTTCACAATGCTGTTGCAGGTTTTATCATAGAAAATGCATTTGGATATACATGGAGTGAAGTTCCTGGTTCTACACCTATTCTACACGAAGCAATTAAAAGTGGTGAGATAGATGTACATATGGAAGAATGGACTGACAATATTCCTAGTTACTATCCAGATCTAAAAGCTGGACTTTTTCAGGAATTAGGTACTAACTTTGATGATAACAGACAGGGAATATATGTTCCTAAATATGTGATAGAAACTATGGCTCCTGATCTTAAATCTGTAAAAGATCTGCCTAAATACAAAGAACTTTTCAAAGACAGTGAAAATCCTGAAAAAGGGCGTATTTATGGTGCTATTCCAGGTTGGGAAATAGACAATATCATGTATAAAAAATATGAAGCTTATGAATTGAATAAAGATTTCGTATATTTCAGACCAGGTTCAGATGCTGCATTATCTGCTGCTTTTACAGCTGCATATGAGAAAAAAGAACCAATCGTAGGTTACTATTGGGAACCAACTTGGCTGTTAGGTAAATATGATTTCGTTTTATTAGAAGATGAGCCATATGATGCTGAAAAATACTTTGAAGGAAAAACAGCTTGTCCATCTGTAAAAGTAACTATTGGTGCAAGCAACAAGTTTAAAGAAAAAGCTCCTGAAATTGCTGCTTTTCTTAGCAAATATCATACTTCAAGTAAATTGACATCTGAAGCTCTGGCACATATGCAGGAAACTGGAGATAACTACAATGCTACTGCTAAATGGCTTCTAAAAAATAATGATAACTTAATAGATCAATGGCTGGATGCTGATAAAGCAGCAGCTGTAAGAAAAGCTTTAAATTAA
- a CDS encoding autotransporter outer membrane beta-barrel domain-containing protein, whose product MKKRIFWGQLIAALLYIGNTTFSQTIWTDADFTTPKGHTWVNSGNWDYGGDVHIQNVNEVIFESNMSGKPGTGVLSIETGGKLTADGMVIVNQLGPTTGDAVLVTDGGKAYFNGGLTANIMNSNNDYYAIGVIRGNSQLHVKGDTNINANFEKGYGLYLGEGTTNSFSKNDSGNGSVNIYAGKIGIYSLGNTDFNQDVNISLNSNGATGIISNTTNTLSTTNFNGFVTVENNSISDNTSTAYGVAVSNANGILNLNAGGKIVFGDNYTNGNEIGIYANKGIINITGDLTVQSNSGGIQAVFYTTNGGRITAVDSVMDLKGNMYANNSSEITVAMNSGSLWEGASYIGNGSTVDIKMTGSKWKMTEDSTVTNLDILSGTTVYLNAAPDYSNFIGRTLTITENYHGNGGTIVFNTQLEDDNSVTDKMIVEGDTSGTTKVRVNNMGGQGAHTENGIELISILGISDGEFVKDGRIVAGAYEYFLNRGDGITTDSNNWYLTSTIPSIIPPPVTPPDTEDPIDPEILDPPLGPELPNVIEPIYRPESGSYLANARAVNSLFVHTLHDRLGETQYTDALKNGEQVSSIWVRNVGGYGTFRDGSNQLKTRNKKNVIQVGGDIADWSSNENNRYHLGIMAGYGFNHSKTESNKTSYTSKGETEGFNLGVYGTYYANENDKSGFYADTWLTYSWFDNEVRGDELEKEKYKSQGITASLESGYSFKIKSDDSDRKTYYIQPKAQIIYMGVDTDDHTEANGTKVETKGDGNIQTRIGARVYVNHFNPADRDNSKEIQPFVEANWIHNSKDVNVSMDDINNKIKGTKDIGEVKVGTEVKLNPSFNVWGNVSHQWGGSGYRDTKVTIGIKYSF is encoded by the coding sequence ATGAAGAAAAGAATATTCTGGGGACAGCTGATTGCAGCTCTTCTATATATAGGAAACACAACATTTTCTCAAACGATTTGGACAGATGCAGATTTTACTACACCTAAGGGGCATACTTGGGTAAATTCAGGAAATTGGGATTATGGTGGAGATGTCCATATTCAAAATGTAAATGAAGTAATATTTGAATCAAATATGTCTGGAAAACCTGGCACGGGCGTGTTAAGTATAGAAACAGGAGGGAAACTTACAGCTGATGGAATGGTAATTGTAAATCAACTAGGACCTACTACTGGTGATGCAGTATTAGTAACTGATGGAGGAAAGGCATATTTTAATGGAGGACTTACTGCTAATATAATGAATAGTAATAATGATTATTATGCTATTGGAGTTATTAGAGGGAACTCACAGCTTCATGTTAAGGGAGATACTAATATCAATGCCAATTTCGAAAAGGGGTATGGGTTATATCTAGGAGAAGGAACTACTAACAGCTTTAGCAAAAATGACAGTGGAAATGGCAGCGTAAATATATATGCTGGAAAAATAGGAATTTATAGTCTGGGAAATACAGATTTTAATCAAGATGTAAATATTTCTCTTAATTCCAATGGGGCAACAGGAATAATTTCCAATACAACTAATACTTTATCTACTACAAACTTTAATGGATTTGTTACTGTAGAAAATAATTCTATCAGTGACAATACTTCTACTGCTTATGGAGTAGCTGTATCTAATGCTAATGGAATCCTTAATTTAAATGCTGGTGGAAAAATAGTATTTGGAGATAATTACACTAATGGAAATGAAATAGGAATATATGCTAATAAAGGAATTATAAATATAACAGGTGATTTGACTGTTCAAAGTAATTCTGGAGGAATACAGGCTGTTTTCTATACTACAAATGGCGGGAGAATAACTGCTGTAGATTCTGTTATGGATTTAAAGGGAAATATGTATGCTAATAATAGTTCTGAAATAACAGTAGCAATGAATAGCGGCTCTCTTTGGGAAGGAGCTTCTTATATAGGAAATGGGAGTACTGTTGATATTAAAATGACTGGAAGTAAATGGAAAATGACAGAAGATTCAACAGTGACTAATCTGGATATTCTATCTGGAACAACAGTTTATCTTAATGCTGCTCCTGATTACAGTAATTTTATTGGAAGAACTCTCACAATAACTGAAAATTATCATGGGAATGGTGGTACAATAGTTTTTAATACTCAGCTTGAAGATGATAATTCTGTTACTGATAAAATGATAGTAGAAGGAGATACTTCTGGAACAACAAAGGTTAGAGTTAATAATATGGGTGGACAAGGAGCTCATACAGAAAATGGAATCGAACTTATTTCAATTCTTGGAATTTCAGATGGTGAGTTTGTAAAAGATGGAAGAATTGTAGCAGGAGCTTATGAATATTTTTTAAATCGTGGTGATGGAATTACTACAGACAGTAATAACTGGTATTTGACAAGTACTATTCCTTCTATTATTCCACCACCAGTTACACCACCAGATACAGAAGATCCGATAGATCCTGAAATTTTAGATCCACCATTAGGACCAGAATTGCCTAATGTAATTGAACCTATTTATCGTCCTGAATCTGGAAGTTATCTTGCAAATGCAAGAGCGGTAAATTCTCTATTTGTTCACACTCTTCATGATCGTTTAGGTGAAACGCAGTATACAGATGCTCTTAAGAATGGAGAGCAGGTATCTAGTATCTGGGTGAGAAATGTTGGAGGATATGGGACATTTAGAGATGGTTCAAATCAATTGAAAACAAGAAATAAAAAGAATGTAATTCAGGTAGGAGGAGATATAGCAGACTGGAGCAGTAATGAAAATAATCGTTACCATTTGGGAATCATGGCAGGGTATGGCTTTAATCATAGTAAGACTGAATCAAATAAAACTTCTTATACTTCTAAAGGAGAAACAGAAGGATTTAATTTAGGAGTCTATGGAACATATTATGCTAATGAAAATGACAAGTCTGGATTTTATGCTGATACATGGCTGACATACAGCTGGTTTGATAATGAAGTTCGTGGAGATGAATTAGAAAAAGAAAAATATAAGTCACAAGGAATTACAGCTTCATTAGAAAGTGGATACAGCTTTAAAATAAAAAGCGATGACTCTGATAGAAAGACATATTATATACAGCCAAAAGCCCAAATTATATACATGGGTGTTGATACTGATGATCATACTGAAGCAAATGGAACTAAAGTTGAAACTAAAGGTGATGGAAATATTCAAACTCGTATAGGAGCAAGGGTATATGTAAATCATTTCAATCCTGCTGACAGAGATAACAGCAAAGAAATTCAACCTTTTGTTGAAGCAAACTGGATTCATAACAGTAAAGATGTAAATGTATCTATGGATGATATAAATAATAAGATAAAAGGAACAAAAGATATTGGAGAAGTAAAAGTAGGGACAGAAGTAAAATTAAATCCTAGTTTTAATGTCTGGGGAAATGTCTCTCATCAATGGGGCGGAAGTGGATATAGAGATACAAAAGTTACTATAGGTATAAAATATAGTTTTTAG
- a CDS encoding endonuclease/exonuclease/phosphatase family protein → MKKIKLVFIYFLLAMTIFAQEGYIASFNTLRLGKSQKDYILTAQALEMFDIAGLIEVMDAEGVEKLINALEKVSGEKWDYHISPYPVGKNSYKEYFAYVWKKDKVEFLKERGFYKDTEEKFARPPYGADFKIGEFDFTFVLVHSVFGKNESARRAEAFKMNEVYDYFQNLDLKENDVIIAGDFNLSGFDESFEKLLSHPDKIIYALSPVIKTTLGKKSLASSYDNMFLSTIYTKEFTGKSGALDFTQGQYRLMKDKISDHLPIFIVVKISEDDD, encoded by the coding sequence ATGAAAAAAATAAAACTAGTTTTTATATATTTTCTGTTAGCAATGACAATTTTTGCTCAAGAGGGATATATAGCATCTTTTAATACACTAAGGCTGGGGAAAAGTCAGAAAGACTATATATTGACAGCACAGGCACTTGAGATGTTTGATATAGCAGGGCTTATAGAAGTAATGGATGCAGAAGGTGTAGAAAAACTTATCAATGCTCTGGAGAAGGTGTCAGGAGAAAAATGGGATTATCACATTTCTCCATATCCAGTAGGAAAAAATAGCTATAAGGAATATTTTGCTTATGTGTGGAAAAAAGATAAAGTAGAATTTTTAAAAGAAAGAGGATTCTATAAAGATACAGAAGAAAAATTTGCAAGACCTCCATATGGAGCAGATTTTAAAATAGGAGAGTTTGATTTTACATTTGTTCTTGTACATTCAGTATTTGGAAAAAATGAAAGTGCAAGGAGAGCGGAAGCTTTTAAAATGAATGAAGTATACGATTATTTTCAAAATCTGGATTTGAAAGAAAATGATGTTATTATTGCTGGAGATTTTAATTTATCTGGATTTGATGAATCATTTGAGAAATTGCTTTCCCATCCTGATAAAATAATATATGCTTTAAGCCCAGTTATTAAAACAACACTGGGAAAGAAAAGCTTGGCAAGTTCTTATGATAATATGTTTCTCTCTACAATATATACTAAAGAATTTACAGGGAAAAGTGGAGCCTTGGATTTTACTCAGGGACAATATAGACTTATGAAAGATAAAATATCAGATCATCTTCCTATATTCATAGTAGTAAAAATATCAGAGGATGATGACTAA
- a CDS encoding thioesterase family protein — protein MLKEGMSLTLEKIVNENETAAKIASGALNVFATPILIAFMENASFELVQKELPAGETTVGISVDIKHLKANLVGDKIKCVSVLEKIDGKKLDFSVKVYHGDTLVGEGKHGRFIVNEEKFLSKLKG, from the coding sequence ATGCTGAAAGAAGGAATGAGCTTAACACTTGAAAAAATAGTAAATGAAAATGAAACAGCAGCTAAGATCGCATCTGGAGCTTTAAATGTTTTTGCAACACCAATACTTATAGCATTTATGGAAAATGCCTCATTTGAACTGGTACAGAAAGAACTTCCAGCAGGAGAAACAACAGTAGGAATATCAGTAGATATAAAGCATTTGAAAGCTAATCTTGTAGGAGATAAAATTAAATGTGTATCTGTTCTTGAAAAAATTGATGGTAAAAAACTTGATTTCTCTGTAAAAGTGTATCATGGAGATACTCTAGTTGGAGAAGGAAAGCATGGAAGATTTATAGTAAACGAAGAGAAATTTTTAAGTAAATTAAAAGGGTAG